The following coding sequences are from one Nicotiana tomentosiformis chromosome 3, ASM39032v3, whole genome shotgun sequence window:
- the LOC104117071 gene encoding RNA-binding KH domain-containing protein RCF3, producing MDRSRSKRYYYDQDYDSENNLPRTKQRYNNNPHGNNHHYAPTHHRRSLTGGGGGGARKMQDPSLMVTTSYRILCHDVKAGGVIGKSGSIIKAIRQHTGAWVNVHELIPGDDERIIEISDTRRRDPDGRMPAFSPAQEALLLIHERILDSDGGYSGGGGVEVEEEFRMRGLSGNNRAVTRLVVSRMHVGCLLGKGGKIIEQMRMETKTHIRILPRDHTLPRCVSMSEEIVQVVGEMNAVKKAIEIISSRLRESQHRDRSHFPGRLHSPERFVPPDDEFIPHMNNTTRRAPENGSSFGSRLPAGMSSGRSNNYSSSSSGYAIESGNAPGNENGQVMYVEDLVFRILCPVDKVDTVAGESDGIIELLQNEIGVDVKILNPVASSNEQVIIIMSDEGPDDELFPAQEALLHIQTRIVDLVPEKENVITTRLVVHTDEVECLGGRDGPLSDMQKLTGATVQILPKDELPPCVSGTDEIIQIVGEIKAAREALVEVTSRLRIYTYREFFQKDIPSPAVPASSPARSNIGVDKVSVNNTSPSQQNYNVNDVQTSIYQNAPAKLMTQPVKETGASASEIAKQNENERREDIPSGLNRMHVPLVTRSTLEVVIPPHAVPKLITKSRNKLAQISELSGANVKLIEDRPEETEKIIQISGTPEQAERAQSLLQGFILSTLEDGP from the exons ATGGACAGATCAAGATCTAAGAGATACTATTACGACCAAGACTACGATTCCGAGAACAACTTACCCAGGACTAAACAGAGGTACAACAACAATCCTCACGGTAATAATCACCATTATGCTCCTACTCACCACCGCCGTTCCCTCACCGGAGGCGGCGGAGGAGGAGCCCGGAAAATGCAGGACCCTTCCTTAATGGTTACTACTAGTTACCGGATTTTGTGCCATGATGTTAAGGCGGGTGGTGTTATTGGGAAATCAGGTAGCATTATTAAGGCGATTAGGCAACACACTGGGGCATGGGTGAATGTGCATGAACTGATACCGGGAGACGATGAACGGATCATTGAGATTTCGGATACTCGGAGGCGGGACCCGGACGGTAGAATGCCTGCGTTTTCACCAGCTCAGGAAGCTTTGCTGTTGATACATGAGAGGATTTTGGATAGTGATGGAGGGTacagtggtggtggtggtgttgAAGTGGAAGAGGAGTTTAGGATGAGGGGACTTAGTGGGAATAATCGTGCGGTGACGAGGCTCGTGGTGTCAAGAATGCATGTGGGGTGTTTGCTTGGGAAAGGAGGGAAAATTATTGAGCAAATGAGGATGGAGACTAAGACTCATATTAGAATTTTGCCCAGAGATCACACTTTGCCCCGTTGCGTTTCGATGTCAGAGGAGATTGTTCAG GTAGTTGGGGAAATGAATGCTGTGAAAAAGGCCATAGAAATTATCTCCTCACGCTTGAGGGAGAGCCAGCATCGTGATCGTAGTCACTTTCCTGGTCGGCTACATTCTCCTGAGCGGTTCGTTCCTCCTGATGACGAATTTATTCCTCACATGAACAATACAACCCGCAGGGCGCCTGAAAATGGGTCTAGTTTTGGATCAAGGCTACCTGCTGGTATGAGTAGTGGTCGAAGCAACAACTATTCCTCATCCTCGTCTGGATATGCCATTGAATCTGGAAACGCTCCTGGCAATGAGAATGGGCAGGTCATGTATGTTGAAGATCTTGTGTTCCGAATTCTATGTCCAGTTGACAAGGTTGATACTGTTGCTGGGGAATCAGATGGAATTATAGAGTTGCTTCAGAATGAGATTGGTGTGGATGTCAAGATTTTGAATCCTGTTGCCAGCTCAAACGAACAGGTCATAATCATTATGTCTGATGAG GGTCCAGATGATGAGCTGTTTCCTGCTCAGGAAGCTCTTTTGCATATACAAACCCGCATTGTTGATCTTGTTCCAGAGAAGGAAAATGTTATTACAACTCGTTTAGTTGTGCACACAGATGAAGTTGAATGCTTGGGAGGAAGAGATGGACCATTATCTGACATGCAGAAATTAACTGGTGCTACTGTCCAGATTCTACCAAAGGACGAACTTCCACCATGTGTCTCAGGGACTGATGAAATTATACAG ATTGTTGGAGAGATAAAAGCAGCTAGAGAAGCACTTGTTGAAGTGACATCGAGGCTTCGGATTTACACTTATCGGGAGTTCTTTCAAAAGGATATACCCTCACCAGCAGTACCTGCCTCAAGTCCAGCTAGGAGTAATATTGGAGTAGACAAAGTTTCCGTCAACAACACATCTCCTTCTCAACAAAACTACAATGTGAATGATGTTCAGACTTCAATCTATCAAAATGCACCAGCCAAACTGATGACACAGCCAGTAAAA GAAACTGGGGCATCTGCCAGTGAAATAGCCAAGCAAAATGAAAATGAGCGTCGCGAAGATATTCCAAGCGGATTGAATAG AATGCATGTACCATTGGTCACGAGAAGTACATTGGAAGTTGTCATACCTCCACACGCAGTGCCCAAACTGATAACAAAATCAAGAAATAAGCTTGCTCAGATTAGTGAG TTGTCAGGAGCAAATGTTAAATTGATTGAGGATAGACCTGAGGAAACAGAGAAGATCATACAAATATCAGGCACTCCGGAGCAAGCAGAGAGAGCTCAGAGCCTGCTTCAAGGGTTTATTTTAAGTA CCCTAGAAGATGGCCCCTGA